TCCCTGTGCCATCTAACTTCTGAATCCTTCTTCAGTTTTTCAAACAACTTCTCTTTTCCTTCCTCCTTCGCCTTAAGGTCTGCAACTTCAGATTCCAGTTGAGCCTTCTGTGCTTCAAATTCCCTTTTCTTCTGTGCTTCTTTCTCAAGCAAATCATTGAACTTGTTTTCTATCGAGTTCAGACTTGCCTCCAGACTTTGTTTCTTTTCTGCTGAATAGCTTACTGTTGCCATTATAAATAAAGCTGACAGCAAAAGCATTTTTCTTTTCATAGTTTTCCTCCTTTAATATAGCATTACTTCACATAACATTATTTATTCTATTTAATATTGTTATTTATGATAATAAAATAATATTTATTAATTAAGTTTTTATTATATTTCTATATAAGTAATTTGTTATTTCTGTTTTTTTTATTATATATTTCTTTTTTTTTAGTTATAGCATATTATAGCATATTTTAAGATTATTGTATCTAGTTGTTTTTATCATCTTATATATTTTTTTTATGAAAAAATTGTAAATTATATTTTTAATATATCATTCGTTCATTTAAACAATTATTTTTATTTATTTATATTCTACTTTATATTTTCATACACAGAATTTTCTATTTTTACTGTGGTAAAATTAGAAATAAAACCATAGGAGGTACTCAACATGAAAAAATCAAAATTATTATTGGCAGCTGTTCTTATTTTCTGCTCATTAAACAGTTCATCGTCAAATTTATCTTCTTCAAATTCAAAGAAAACATCAAAACCTGCACAGATATCCAAAACTTCAGAAAATAAAGATGTTTTTAGAAATATCAGTAAATCTGAGCTGGATGCAATAGGAGAAAAAATCTTCAAAAATGAAGCAGGAGGGGCAAAAAGTAATCTTGTTTACTGGAATGAAGGCGAAAACTTTCCTTCACTTGGAATAGGCCATTTCATATGGTATAAGGAGGGGGAACCTGGAATCTTTGAAGAAAGTTTTCCTCAGTTAGTGGAATACATAAAAAATAAAAATATCAAGTTACCAAAAATAATGGTGAAAAATAAGTATTCTCCATGGAAAAGCAGACAGGAATTAAATAATTTAAAAAACAGTAAAAATGCTGACATTGAGGAACTGACAAATTTTCTGTATAACAATAAGGATTTACAAGTTATGTTTATCTTCAAGAGACTTGAAGCTTCCCTTGAAAAAATGCTTGAAGCCTCTGATAATAAGGAAAATGTAAAAAAACAGTTTTACAGGGTGTCTAATTCGCCAAATGGACTTTATCCGCTAATTGACTATGTCAACTTTAAAGGGGAAGGAACTAATCCAAAAGAAAGATACAACGGCCAAGGCTGGGGACTGCTGCAAGTATTGGAAAATATGAAAGGAACTGAAACAGGAAAAGCTGCTCTGACTGAATTTTCCAATTCTGCAAAATTTGTACTTCAACGTAGAGTAAATAACTCAGATCCTTCAAAAAATGAGAAAAAATGGCTTCAGGGATGGTTTAACAGATGTAATACTTATGCAGAATAAAAAAGGTGTACTGTACCCAAAATCTTGAACACAAGATAGGAGGTGCAGTACAATAGTGTATATTTTCCTATCTATTTACATTTCTTAAATTCTTTAAAAATAGCTTTTCTGCATATTTGAAATTTGAATTAAGCATAAAAAAATACTATGACATACTTTGAAAAAATCGAGGTAAAATATAAATATAACAAAATAAATTTTTAACTTGCGACACTTAAATAACTATTAAAGACAGGTGATAAGTTATGGATTATGCTGAATTAAAAAAATTAATGAAAAATCAGAAGGATGAAATGACAACTCTTGAAAGGACAAAAGCTTACAATGCAGGACAGGAGGTGGACTATCTTCCATTTATGTTACATGCCCCCGATTATGCAATGGCAAATATTTTTGGATATACCAGCACAGACTACAACAGTGACTTTGAAACAAGAATTAAAATCATTGAAGCAATGCGTACAAGATTTGGAATAGACAACCTATCTGTAGGGCTTACCCTGAGAACTCTTGGTGCTACCGTAGGTTCCAAGCTTCACTATCCTAAAAATGGTATTGATTATGTGGAAGACCACATACTTAAGGATTATAAGGATATGGCCAGTCTTAAAGAAATTGATCCTCGAAAGGATAA
This window of the Leptotrichia sp. oral taxon 215 str. W9775 genome carries:
- a CDS encoding adhesion protein FadA, producing the protein MKRKMLLLSALFIMATVSYSAEKKQSLEASLNSIENKFNDLLEKEAQKKREFEAQKAQLESEVADLKAKEEGKEKLFEKLKKDSEVRWHR